A single region of the bacterium genome encodes:
- a CDS encoding TRAP transporter small permease subunit, which yields MATEDGPSPRGVNAALDRIGDAISWIWIALIAVIVSAVVLRFVFGVGLIQLEELQWHLYAVGFLAGIVGCVVHDRHVRVDVLRERMRPRTRDWIDFYGVLLFQLPLVVLVLWSAAPFVAESFRAGEESASAGGLPYRWLLKAVLPLAFAALGVATLTRLRRLYRSLFPETDA from the coding sequence GTGGCGACTGAAGACGGGCCGTCGCCGCGGGGTGTGAACGCCGCCCTCGACCGGATCGGGGACGCGATCTCCTGGATCTGGATCGCGCTGATCGCCGTGATCGTCTCCGCGGTCGTGCTCCGCTTCGTGTTCGGCGTCGGCCTGATCCAGCTCGAGGAGCTCCAGTGGCATCTCTACGCCGTGGGCTTCCTCGCCGGAATCGTCGGCTGCGTCGTCCACGACCGTCACGTGCGCGTCGACGTGCTGCGCGAGCGCATGCGCCCGCGTACCCGGGACTGGATCGACTTCTACGGTGTGCTGCTCTTCCAGCTCCCGCTCGTCGTCCTCGTCCTGTGGAGCGCCGCTCCCTTCGTGGCGGAGAGCTTCCGCGCCGGGGAGGAGTCCGCGTCCGCCGGCGGCCTGCCCTACCGGTGGCTCCTCAAGGCGGTTCTCCCGCTGGCCTTCGCCGCGCTCGGCGTGGCGACCCTGACCCGGCTGCGCCGCCTGTACCGATCGCTCTTCCCGGAGACGGACGCGTGA
- a CDS encoding HDOD domain-containing protein, whose amino-acid sequence MALFGKKKKLGKSKGEEGYGQGEASIAEGDDVLLDEEEMVQKLLAMIESPDYRPPTLPAVAVELMTLSQRADVEIDDVVSLLEQDSMIAGRVLKLVGTVGLAGAVKITSLREATMRIGLGTIRDIVMEIAMNMRVFKSEDYGDTMELLRQHATATAHFSRILTKYTTLESEFAFMGGLMHDVGIAGTLLALSESKGRRKSPPDLISIWPAVERVHMRAGELMAKHWDLPADIQLAIANHHQVMIGGQPHPLSAAIALANEMSHFFGLGILPKEGAALEQLSEHEADCIRSYTTLDKTGAKTLIQAREALSLDEKTLGLIREESEQALEAIGLGRG is encoded by the coding sequence GTGGCGCTATTCGGCAAGAAGAAGAAGCTCGGGAAGTCCAAGGGAGAGGAGGGCTACGGGCAGGGTGAGGCTTCGATCGCCGAAGGCGACGACGTCCTCCTCGACGAAGAGGAGATGGTCCAGAAGCTCCTCGCGATGATCGAGTCGCCGGACTACCGCCCGCCGACGCTGCCCGCCGTCGCCGTCGAGCTGATGACGCTCTCCCAGCGCGCCGACGTCGAGATCGACGACGTGGTCTCGCTCCTCGAGCAGGACAGCATGATCGCGGGGCGCGTGCTCAAGCTGGTCGGCACGGTCGGGCTCGCCGGGGCCGTGAAGATCACGTCGCTCCGGGAGGCGACCATGCGGATCGGCCTGGGGACCATCCGCGACATCGTGATGGAGATCGCGATGAACATGCGCGTGTTCAAGTCCGAAGACTACGGCGATACGATGGAGCTCCTGCGCCAGCACGCGACGGCGACCGCCCACTTCTCGCGCATCCTCACGAAGTACACGACCCTCGAATCGGAATTCGCCTTCATGGGGGGGCTCATGCACGACGTCGGGATCGCGGGCACGCTGCTCGCGCTCTCCGAGTCGAAGGGCCGCCGGAAGTCGCCGCCGGATCTGATCTCGATCTGGCCGGCGGTCGAGCGGGTGCACATGCGTGCCGGCGAGCTGATGGCGAAGCACTGGGATCTGCCCGCCGACATCCAGCTGGCGATCGCCAATCACCATCAGGTCATGATCGGCGGCCAGCCCCATCCCCTCTCCGCCGCGATCGCCCTGGCCAACGAGATGTCCCACTTCTTCGGCCTCGGGATCCTGCCGAAGGAGGGCGCCGCGCTCGAGCAGCTGAGCGAGCACGAGGCGGACTGCATCCGCTCCTACACCACCCTCGACAAGACCGGGGCGAAGACGCTGATCCAGGCGCGCGAGGCGCTCTCCCTCGACGAGAAGACGCTCGGCCTGATCCGCGAAGAGTCGGAGCAGGCCCTCGAGGCGATCGGGCTCGGCCGAGGCTGA
- the hspQ gene encoding heat shock protein HspQ produces the protein MREAKFGIGEIVAHRFRPFRGVVFDVDPRFNHTEEWWLSIPEEVRPPKDQPYYHLFAETDDSTYVACVSEQNLVHDGVHGPCRHPQLDLVFDGFEEGAYVPKDRVQN, from the coding sequence ATGCGCGAAGCGAAGTTCGGAATCGGGGAGATCGTCGCCCACCGCTTCCGTCCCTTTCGCGGCGTCGTCTTCGACGTCGACCCGCGCTTCAACCACACCGAGGAGTGGTGGCTCTCGATTCCCGAGGAGGTCCGGCCCCCCAAGGACCAGCCCTACTACCATCTCTTCGCCGAGACCGACGACTCCACCTACGTGGCCTGCGTGTCCGAACAGAACCTCGTGCACGATGGCGTGCACGGACCCTGCCGGCATCCCCAGCTCGACCTCGTCTTCGATGGCTTCGAGGAAGGGGCCTACGTCCCCAAGGATCGGGTCCAGAACTGA
- a CDS encoding alanine racemase has translation MTRIEDLPTPALVVDGARLEANLATMAEAHPGAALRPHVKAHKCTALAKRQVAHGHATFCAATIREIEGMAAAGLGQDLLLANEVLDARRLGVVAAEGARVTVAVDSEETIEAAVRGGVREVLVDVNVGLPRCGCAPDEAGRLAERARAVGLEVRGVMGYEGHVVGNADRAAREAGCRASMEQLVAAHADVGGDILSAGGTGTYDCNTWANEIQAGSYALMDTAYATLDLPFSQAFFVLSTVVSIAPAGAGYVIGDAGLKAFGMDHGNPALPGGRVLFCSDEHVTFVPGRAEEETAPSPIGWELGASPKVGDRIRLVPAHVDPTLAYHDRLYVADGEHVVDEWPIDLRGWL, from the coding sequence GTGACCCGGATCGAAGACCTGCCCACTCCGGCCCTCGTCGTCGACGGCGCGCGCCTCGAAGCGAACCTCGCCACGATGGCCGAGGCGCATCCGGGGGCCGCGCTCCGGCCTCACGTGAAGGCCCACAAGTGCACGGCCCTCGCGAAGCGTCAGGTGGCGCACGGGCACGCGACTTTCTGCGCCGCGACGATCCGCGAGATCGAGGGCATGGCGGCAGCGGGACTCGGTCAGGACCTGCTGCTGGCGAACGAGGTCCTCGACGCGAGGCGGCTCGGCGTGGTCGCGGCGGAGGGCGCGCGGGTGACCGTCGCCGTCGACTCCGAGGAGACGATCGAGGCAGCGGTCCGCGGCGGCGTCCGCGAGGTGCTCGTCGACGTGAACGTGGGCCTGCCGCGCTGTGGCTGCGCGCCGGACGAGGCCGGGCGCCTCGCCGAGCGCGCGCGGGCCGTTGGACTCGAGGTGCGCGGCGTCATGGGCTATGAGGGGCACGTGGTCGGCAACGCGGATCGCGCGGCGCGCGAAGCGGGCTGTCGCGCGAGCATGGAGCAGCTCGTCGCGGCCCACGCCGACGTCGGCGGGGACATCCTCTCCGCCGGGGGCACGGGCACGTACGACTGCAACACGTGGGCGAACGAGATCCAGGCGGGCTCCTATGCGCTTATGGATACGGCCTACGCGACCCTCGATCTTCCGTTCAGTCAGGCTTTCTTCGTGCTCTCGACCGTGGTCTCGATCGCGCCCGCCGGCGCGGGGTACGTGATCGGCGATGCCGGCCTCAAGGCGTTCGGTATGGATCACGGCAATCCGGCCCTCCCGGGCGGTCGCGTCCTCTTCTGTTCCGACGAACACGTGACCTTCGTCCCCGGCCGCGCAGAGGAGGAGACGGCGCCGTCGCCGATCGGCTGGGAGCTCGGCGCGAGTCCGAAGGTCGGCGACCGGATCCGGCTGGTGCCGGCCCACGTCGATCCGACCCTCGCATACCACGACCGGCTCTACGTGGCCGACGGTGAACACGTCGTCGACGAGTGGCCGATCGACCTGCGCGGCTGGCTGTAG
- a CDS encoding EthD domain-containing protein, giving the protein MEKLAYLLWNDDPNLSVDDFRDRLIEELPRPLEEAQATRLKVSATDSDVAAGAGLHLGSLRPDALVTFWLECCQDRAPVEAALTSVCDRLAGYLVVESHPLRTSTPEGGVGQRMPGFSLVGCIEPKPGVDHETFVTTWERVHRDVAIAVQSTFSYVRNEVVRPLTDGAPPWGGIVEEGFPLAALEDPQAFYDAVGDDAKYQDHLKQMVDSCNAFLDMQKVDSHPMSEYRFY; this is encoded by the coding sequence ATGGAAAAGCTCGCCTACCTGCTCTGGAACGACGACCCGAACCTGTCCGTGGACGACTTCCGGGATCGCCTGATCGAGGAACTCCCGAGACCGCTCGAAGAGGCGCAGGCGACGCGGCTCAAGGTGAGCGCCACCGACTCCGACGTCGCCGCGGGCGCGGGGCTCCATCTCGGGAGCCTGCGGCCGGACGCGCTCGTGACGTTCTGGCTCGAGTGCTGCCAGGACCGGGCGCCGGTGGAGGCGGCGCTCACGTCGGTCTGTGATCGCCTCGCCGGCTATCTCGTCGTCGAGTCCCATCCACTTCGGACGAGCACGCCCGAAGGCGGCGTGGGCCAGCGCATGCCCGGCTTCAGTCTGGTCGGATGCATCGAGCCCAAGCCCGGCGTCGACCACGAGACCTTCGTGACGACCTGGGAGAGGGTGCACCGGGACGTGGCCATCGCCGTCCAGTCGACGTTCTCCTACGTCCGCAACGAAGTCGTTCGTCCGCTGACGGACGGCGCCCCGCCGTGGGGCGGGATCGTCGAGGAGGGCTTCCCGCTCGCGGCGCTCGAGGACCCCCAGGCCTTCTACGACGCCGTCGGGGACGATGCGAAGTACCAGGACCACCTGAAGCAGATGGTCGACAGCTGCAACGCCTTCCTCGACATGCAGAAAGTCGACTCGCATCCGATGAGCGAGTACCGGTTCTATTGA
- a CDS encoding histidine phosphatase family protein, whose protein sequence is MPRTLILMRHAKQSALAARDHERPLTDEGREAAHRVGETLRREGRIPDHALSSTALRCRQTWECVSAAFDAPREATFEASLYNASAAGLLDGLTLVDERVETLLLLAHNPGISVLALELAGGDDAARDVLRSGFTPATTARFEIEGPWSTVSPRSARFLRFEPR, encoded by the coding sequence ATGCCGCGCACCCTGATCCTCATGCGCCACGCGAAGCAGAGCGCGCTCGCCGCGCGCGATCACGAGCGTCCGTTGACCGACGAAGGGCGGGAGGCGGCCCACCGGGTGGGCGAGACCCTTCGACGCGAAGGGCGGATACCGGACCACGCGCTCTCCTCGACCGCCCTGCGGTGTCGACAGACCTGGGAATGCGTGTCCGCGGCTTTCGACGCGCCCCGCGAGGCGACCTTCGAGGCGAGCCTCTACAATGCGAGCGCCGCCGGGCTCCTCGACGGGCTCACGCTCGTCGACGAACGGGTCGAGACGCTCCTCCTGCTCGCGCACAACCCGGGGATCTCCGTGCTGGCCCTCGAGCTCGCCGGCGGCGACGACGCGGCGCGCGACGTCCTGCGCAGCGGTTTCACCCCCGCGACCACCGCTCGCTTCGAAATCGAAGGCCCCTGGTCGACGGTCTCGCCGCGGTCCGCTCGATTCCTCCGCTTCGAACCCCGATAG
- a CDS encoding MAPEG family protein: MTVPFWCLVIVMFIPIPLALTGFAVRTRTLEEADNKTPRRQIRSLEGFPARLYGAQENSWEATILFAPTVIMTHLAGVDPAEAAPWAIGFVLLRILHIALYLLDLDLLRSVVFAASMVPLVTMLAKAA; this comes from the coding sequence ATGACCGTTCCGTTCTGGTGCCTCGTGATCGTGATGTTCATCCCGATTCCCCTTGCCCTCACGGGCTTCGCCGTGCGGACGCGCACGCTCGAGGAAGCGGACAACAAGACGCCGCGCCGCCAGATCCGGTCACTCGAGGGCTTCCCGGCGCGCCTCTACGGCGCCCAGGAGAACAGCTGGGAGGCGACGATCCTCTTCGCGCCGACGGTGATCATGACCCATCTCGCCGGCGTCGACCCTGCGGAGGCGGCGCCCTGGGCGATCGGGTTCGTGCTCCTGCGGATCCTCCACATCGCGCTGTACCTGCTCGACCTCGACCTCCTGCGCTCGGTCGTGTTCGCGGCTTCGATGGTCCCGCTGGTGACGATGCTCGCGAAGGCGGCGTGA
- a CDS encoding HEAT repeat domain-containing protein yields the protein MSRTAPHRRSRAVRGAATGWTRFGAIVFVAWAFCNPAWGHIEVGEKNLLVQVADASVIVHARIEESGRPFRSADGTISRPVVRAKVLETLKGGASFDTIVFAQHGHGVADYRAGQEALLFLDRLGSEGELASLAGLPGAPTHVSRQEHDDAYRLTATSRDVLLPAVRDLVRAQSLGGAPTGAEDGRTSRRALTRRAVLRLLTSGDVRLGNTVLVGLASSGGGGLLEPSDLPRLLEVVRDGTLSAGYRGALLGVLESAGLVEGAGAWRAFVESAPAGKRAGALRAAGRSDHPEVVAYLVGLLASDDPRVAEEAAIALGRPGRRAAVPALAAALDREDPRLRGAAVRSLSTIGGPSARAVLERAAADHADETTRRRAGAALRSGR from the coding sequence GTGTCGCGCACCGCTCCGCATCGCCGCAGCCGCGCCGTGCGCGGGGCCGCGACCGGGTGGACTCGCTTCGGCGCGATCGTCTTCGTCGCCTGGGCCTTCTGCAACCCCGCGTGGGGCCACATCGAGGTCGGCGAGAAGAACCTCCTCGTGCAGGTCGCGGACGCGTCGGTGATCGTCCACGCCCGGATCGAGGAGAGCGGTCGCCCGTTTCGCTCGGCGGACGGGACGATCTCGCGACCCGTGGTCCGCGCGAAGGTGCTCGAGACGCTCAAGGGCGGCGCGAGCTTCGACACGATCGTGTTCGCGCAGCACGGTCATGGCGTGGCCGACTACCGAGCCGGCCAGGAAGCGCTGCTCTTCCTCGATCGGTTGGGATCGGAGGGCGAGCTCGCCTCGCTCGCCGGGCTGCCGGGGGCGCCGACGCACGTCTCACGGCAGGAGCACGACGACGCGTATCGCCTGACCGCGACGTCGCGCGACGTCCTGCTCCCTGCGGTGCGGGACCTCGTGCGAGCGCAGTCGCTCGGCGGGGCGCCGACCGGTGCGGAGGACGGGCGGACGTCGCGCCGGGCGCTCACCCGCCGCGCGGTCCTGCGTCTGCTGACGTCGGGGGATGTCCGCCTCGGGAACACCGTGCTCGTGGGCCTGGCGTCGTCCGGGGGCGGAGGCCTCCTGGAGCCCTCCGATCTGCCCCGACTGCTCGAGGTCGTCCGCGACGGGACGCTGTCGGCGGGCTACCGCGGCGCGCTCCTCGGGGTGCTCGAGTCGGCCGGGCTCGTCGAGGGCGCAGGCGCGTGGCGGGCCTTCGTCGAGAGCGCGCCCGCCGGCAAGCGCGCCGGCGCGCTTCGCGCGGCCGGCCGGAGTGACCATCCCGAAGTGGTCGCCTACCTCGTCGGATTGCTGGCGAGCGACGATCCCCGGGTCGCCGAAGAAGCGGCGATCGCCCTGGGGCGTCCGGGGCGGCGGGCGGCGGTCCCGGCGCTCGCCGCCGCTCTCGACCGAGAGGACCCCCGTCTGCGCGGCGCGGCGGTTCGGTCCCTCTCGACCATCGGCGGTCCGTCGGCGCGGGCGGTGCTCGAACGCGCCGCGGCCGACCACGCGGATGAGACGACGCGTCGGCGAGCGGGGGCGGCGCTGCGAAGCGGGCGCTAG
- a CDS encoding caspase family protein, which produces MRLRALLLLSALLATLVSGCASRTGVIPTPESGLTENPAEGIAVRIGDVVDERRFGDFAGTRLVPTLTGNADDPVRRSRAIGRSNTPNGTAGHNVFLEPNRTVQSTTADAIARALRSAGFRVLEKGDKGYERAIPVDIAVEQYWMMKSPPSASPYVRGEIRARITSQLPGLKTGSVVESYGKVVRGGYTRGMWRQALDKALDDLTDRATEELDHVRVAIEATPTSTLLPQGLAILDRPAPSSSHDVDYGKYYLLAIGIDDYDTLPRLKTAVSDARAVSGLLETAYGFETEILENATRADLIRALSAYREKVGPRDNLLIYYAGHGWNDEEADLGYWLPSDADPDDETNWVSNAKVTSILRAMDAKHVMVVSDSCYSGTLTRGIAITRKGPSHVERLASRRTRLALTSGGNEPVVDGGGGGHSVFANAFLRSLRENDEVLDATTLHAQIREPIMRDSDQTPQFGPIRSARHEDGDFLFVRSK; this is translated from the coding sequence ATGCGACTCCGTGCCCTCCTCCTCCTCAGCGCCCTCCTCGCCACCCTCGTCTCCGGCTGTGCCAGCCGGACCGGCGTGATCCCGACCCCGGAGTCGGGGCTGACCGAGAACCCTGCCGAGGGCATCGCCGTCCGGATCGGCGACGTCGTCGATGAACGCCGCTTCGGCGACTTCGCGGGAACCCGCCTCGTTCCGACCCTGACCGGCAATGCCGACGACCCGGTCCGTCGCAGCCGGGCGATCGGGCGCTCGAACACACCCAACGGGACCGCCGGCCACAACGTCTTCCTCGAGCCCAACCGCACCGTCCAGTCCACCACCGCGGACGCCATCGCCCGCGCCCTCCGAAGCGCCGGCTTCCGCGTCCTGGAGAAAGGCGACAAGGGCTACGAGCGCGCGATTCCGGTCGACATCGCCGTCGAGCAGTACTGGATGATGAAGAGCCCGCCGAGCGCGTCGCCCTACGTGCGCGGCGAGATCCGCGCCCGCATCACCAGCCAGCTTCCCGGTCTCAAGACGGGCTCCGTGGTCGAGTCCTACGGCAAGGTCGTCCGCGGCGGCTATACCCGCGGCATGTGGCGCCAGGCGCTCGACAAGGCCCTCGACGATCTGACCGATCGGGCGACCGAGGAACTCGATCACGTTCGCGTCGCGATCGAAGCCACCCCGACCTCGACGCTCCTGCCCCAGGGCCTCGCGATCCTCGACCGTCCCGCTCCCTCGAGCTCGCATGACGTCGACTACGGCAAGTACTACCTGCTCGCGATCGGGATCGACGACTACGACACCCTGCCGCGCCTCAAGACCGCCGTATCCGACGCCCGCGCCGTGTCGGGCCTGCTCGAGACCGCCTACGGCTTCGAGACCGAGATCCTCGAGAACGCCACCCGCGCCGACCTGATCCGCGCGCTCTCGGCCTACCGGGAGAAGGTGGGTCCCCGCGACAACCTGCTGATCTACTACGCCGGCCACGGCTGGAACGACGAGGAGGCGGATCTCGGCTACTGGCTGCCCTCGGATGCGGACCCGGACGACGAGACGAACTGGGTCTCGAACGCGAAGGTCACCTCGATCCTGCGCGCCATGGACGCGAAGCACGTGATGGTCGTCTCGGACAGCTGCTACTCGGGGACCCTCACCCGCGGCATCGCGATCACCCGCAAGGGCCCGTCCCATGTCGAGCGCCTCGCCTCGCGGCGGACCCGCCTGGCCCTCACCTCCGGTGGCAACGAGCCGGTCGTCGACGGCGGCGGCGGAGGCCACTCGGTCTTCGCCAACGCCTTCCTCCGGTCGCTGCGCGAGAACGACGAAGTCCTCGACGCGACCACCCTCCACGCCCAGATCCGCGAGCCGATCATGCGGGACTCGGACCAGACGCCGCAGTTCGGCCCGATCCGGAGCGCACGCCACGAAGACGGCGACTTTCTCTTCGTACGCAGCAAATAG
- a CDS encoding HD domain-containing protein, whose translation MSAEPTAEARASFHQMKHGTKEDWQIIGGNHAKLCEGTADRVLAHLRLLDGDYGGFAVDRLTHSLQTATLAIRDGRDDEYVVAALLHDIGDTLAPNNHPEVGAAILRPFVSPRVHWIVQHHGVFQGYYFWHHIGMDRDARDQFAGHEWYDDCAEFCELYDQAAFDPAGETMPLEEFEPIVRRVLHTRTGMVTG comes from the coding sequence ATGAGTGCCGAACCGACCGCCGAGGCCCGCGCGTCCTTCCATCAGATGAAGCACGGAACGAAGGAGGACTGGCAGATCATCGGCGGAAACCACGCGAAGCTCTGCGAAGGAACGGCGGACCGCGTGCTGGCCCACCTCCGCCTGCTCGACGGCGACTACGGCGGCTTCGCCGTGGACCGACTGACCCACAGCCTGCAGACGGCGACCCTCGCGATCCGCGACGGCCGGGACGACGAGTACGTCGTCGCCGCCCTCCTCCACGACATCGGCGACACCCTCGCCCCGAACAACCATCCCGAGGTCGGCGCGGCGATCCTGCGCCCCTTCGTCTCGCCCCGCGTCCACTGGATCGTCCAGCACCACGGCGTCTTCCAGGGGTACTACTTCTGGCACCACATCGGAATGGACCGGGACGCCCGCGACCAGTTCGCCGGCCACGAGTGGTACGACGACTGTGCCGAGTTCTGCGAGCTCTACGACCAGGCCGCCTTCGACCCGGCCGGCGAGACCATGCCGCTCGAGGAGTTCGAGCCGATCGTGCGCCGCGTCCTTCACACCCGGACCGGGATGGTGACGGGCTGA
- a CDS encoding TRAP transporter large permease subunit: protein MSVREWLAVAMFASFILGILSGFPVAWVLGGIAILFTAIAIIVERDLGFFTGVDWSYASLVADRIWDLMDNWVLVALPMFVCMGLLLDRAGIAADLMRDVSRLFGRVRGGLAVTVALIGVVLAASTGIIGASVVLLALLGLPPMLEARYAPTYAAGTVCAVGTLGILIPPSIMLVLMADRLAMSVGDLFLGAMIPGLLLASLYIVFLVLWPALRPEIAPAPEDAEAVELSLVLSVLRDIVPAAALILAVLGSIFFGVATPTEASGVGAFGALCLAGWRGRLGRSVLQDVLRETSLTTGYLFGIFVGASAFALVLRGLGGDELIARALLGLPFGPNGVVLSILFVTFLLGFFLDWIEITFIVLPLVAPVVVELGFDLVWFTVLFAVCLQTSFLTPPVGFALFYVKGVAPPEIDVRTLYVGILPFVGLQLLGLALIFVWPELATWLPAQAYGDGP, encoded by the coding sequence GTGAGCGTGCGCGAGTGGCTCGCCGTCGCGATGTTCGCGTCGTTCATCCTGGGCATCCTGTCGGGCTTTCCGGTCGCCTGGGTCCTCGGCGGGATCGCCATCCTCTTCACGGCGATCGCGATCATCGTCGAACGCGATCTCGGGTTCTTCACGGGCGTCGACTGGAGCTACGCGTCGCTGGTCGCCGATCGGATCTGGGACCTGATGGACAACTGGGTGCTGGTCGCGCTGCCGATGTTCGTCTGCATGGGCCTCCTCCTCGATCGCGCCGGCATCGCCGCCGATCTCATGCGCGACGTGTCGCGCCTCTTCGGCCGCGTGCGGGGCGGCCTCGCGGTGACCGTCGCCCTGATCGGCGTCGTCCTCGCCGCGAGCACGGGGATCATCGGCGCCAGCGTCGTGCTGCTCGCCCTCCTCGGACTCCCGCCGATGCTCGAGGCCCGCTATGCCCCGACCTACGCCGCGGGGACCGTGTGCGCCGTCGGCACGCTCGGAATCCTGATCCCACCAAGCATCATGCTCGTCCTGATGGCGGACCGTCTCGCGATGTCCGTCGGCGATCTCTTTCTCGGCGCGATGATCCCCGGCCTGCTCCTCGCGTCGCTCTACATCGTGTTCCTCGTCCTCTGGCCGGCGCTCCGACCCGAGATCGCGCCGGCCCCGGAAGACGCCGAGGCCGTCGAGCTCTCCCTGGTCCTCTCGGTCCTCCGGGACATCGTGCCCGCCGCCGCCCTCATCCTCGCCGTCCTCGGCAGCATCTTCTTCGGCGTGGCGACCCCGACCGAGGCCTCCGGCGTCGGTGCGTTCGGCGCCCTCTGTCTCGCCGGGTGGCGCGGGCGACTCGGTCGCAGCGTCCTCCAGGACGTGCTCCGCGAGACCAGCCTCACGACCGGCTATCTCTTCGGCATCTTCGTGGGGGCCTCCGCTTTCGCCCTCGTCCTGCGCGGACTCGGCGGCGACGAGCTGATCGCCCGCGCCCTCCTGGGCCTCCCCTTCGGTCCGAACGGCGTCGTCCTCTCGATCCTCTTCGTGACCTTCCTGCTGGGCTTCTTCCTCGACTGGATCGAGATCACCTTCATCGTCCTGCCGCTCGTCGCCCCCGTCGTCGTCGAGCTCGGCTTCGACCTCGTCTGGTTCACCGTCCTCTTCGCCGTCTGCCTCCAGACCTCGTTCCTCACGCCGCCGGTCGGCTTCGCCCTCTTCTACGTGAAGGGCGTCGCCCCTCCGGAGATCGACGTGCGCACGCTCTACGTGGGGATCCTCCCCTTCGTGGGCTTGCAGCTGCTCGGCCTCGCCCTCATCTTTGTGTGGCCGGAGCTCGCGACCTGGCTCCCGGCGCAGGCCTATGGCGACGGTCCCTGA